In Glycine soja cultivar W05 chromosome 10, ASM419377v2, whole genome shotgun sequence, the genomic stretch CCCATTATTTTATCAtcaagtattaaataaaatactataGAAAAATTAATTGGAAGACTTCAAGTCTCATTGAGTATTGACTATAAAGCCGGAGCAAGACTTTGGGCCACAATAATAATAGCCCAATGCAAAATATGGGCCCCTCCAACAGTCCTTTCCGCGTATATTGAGAAAGAAGAACTAAAATCATTAACTCCGTCAGGCCAGCACGAGGACTTACAAGACACGACGTCGTTTAAGAAACGCGAAATCATCGCCACTGTAATCACACTCGTTGTTTACTTGAACGCTTGAACCCTCAGGCCAGCGATCTTCTCCTTCCCCTTCTTCATTCATTCCAATTCTCAACAATTCACCGCTCCGAAATGGGCATAACCGCCTCCACCACCGCCGTCGccaccctcctcctcctcctcttcttcttcatttcccCTTCAGCCGCAGAGATCAAAACCCTCACCATAACCTCCGACACCCGCCCCATGATCCTCTTGGAGAAATTCGGCTTCACCCACACCGGCCACGTGTCGATCTCTGTCTCCTCCGTCTTCGTGGTGGCCTCAGGTGGGTCCCAACCCGATCCCTCCCGATTAGGGTTCTTTCTCCTGAGCGAAGAGTCCCTCCTGCAAGTCCTGATCGAGATCCAGCAAAACCCTAGCTTCTGCGTCCTCGACTCCCGCTACACCATGCACCTCTTCACCTTCCGCGAACTCTCTCCTCCACCCTCCGCCTCCGCCAACCACACCTACCCCGTCACAATCCCCAACGAATACTCCCTCTTCTTCGCCAACTGCGCCCCCGAAACCTCCGTCTCCATGCTCGTCCACACCGAGCTCTACAACCTCGACGCCGACTCCGAACACTCCCGCGATTACCTCTCCGCCGGCCAGACCCAACTCCCCACTCTCTACTCTCTCTTCTCCTTCGCCTACTTCGCCTTCCTCGCCCTCTGGATATACATCTGCTACTCCAACAAGCTCTCCCTCCACCGGATCCACCTCCTCATGGCGGCGCTCCTCCTTATGAAGGCCCTCAACCTCCTCTCCGCCGCCGAGGACAAGCACTACGTCAAGGTCACCGGAACTCCCCATGGCTGGGATGTCCTCTTCTACATCTTCCAGTTCTTCCGCGTCGTCCTCCTCTTCACCGTCATCGTTCTCGTCGGCACCGGCTGGTCCTTCCTCAAACCCTTCCTCCAGGAGCGCGAAAAGAAGGTCCTCATGATCGTCATCCCTTTACAAGTCCTCGCTAATGTGGCTTCCGTCGTCATCGGCGAAACGGGGCCCTTCATCAAGGATTGGGTTACTTGGAATCAGGTTTTCTTGCTCGTCGACATTATTTGCTGCTGCGCCATCATTTTCCCTATTGTCTGGTCCATCAGATCTCTCAGGGAAACCTCCAAGACCGATGGGAAGGCCGCGAGAAACCTCGCCAAGTTGACCCTCTTCAGGCAATTCTACATTGTTGTCATTGGGTACTTGTACTTCACCCGCATTGTGGTCTTTGCTTTGAAGACCATTGCCGCTTATAAGTACCGGTGGGTGAGTAATCTAGCTGAGGAGGCCGCCAGCCTCGCGTTTTATGTCGTCATGTTTTATATGTTTAGGCCTGTGGAGAGGAATGAGTACTTTGTGCTCGATGAGGAGGAAGAAGAGGCCGCGGAGATCGCGCTCAGGGATGAAGAATTTGAGCTTTGAAAGAATGAAATAGTTTCGCTTTACCGAATTTCAGGTTCTtcaatgactttgctgctcTACTTGCTAGTTGCTGCATCTGCTGTTTAGAGATGTGTTGATACTGGAATACTTTCTGTATGTttagtgtttttgtttttcttttgcaatTCTGATAAATGTATTGTGCGGGATAGAAAAAAGTTTGATAATGTTCTCACTCAAATGCCACTTTAACTAGAGGAGCTGTACTGTACCGTACACACTCAATTGTTACTGGGTTATTTTGTTACTCTTATCATTGTTCTTTCAACTGAATTTTACATGATGTTTGATTCTATATTGTATGGTCAGAATGAATACTGTACAATTCTTAGTTTATCAACTTCTTTTCACAAATCACAACCGCAATCTTGCTTGATGTGAGCAATTACATATTGGTTTGTGTTAAATAGAATAGGATGTCTTGCAGTTTTGTTTCCTGTGTTCTCTGGCAAAAAGCCTTCCTGTCATAATTCATATTGTTGAGtgattttgtttcaatttacaAGGTCTGTGATGTTTTCTTATCAGTGCAATATGGTTTCATTCGCGGATGACTTGGAGAATTGATGTTTAGAGCAAGTGAAGCATGCAATTGAACAGAGTGCTGCCTGGatccatttttcttttactaaaagAGTACCTTGAAGCATAGCAAGGATTGATTGATGATGGGCAAGTGGGGGGTTATGTAGTTAACTATATCTCCTAACTGTTTACATGTTAAatgtatgtatgttttatttgcTCCTGGTTTATACTTGTTCATTTTTGTGAAAGATCTGCTAGAAATGTTGTTGATTTTAgcgtttaaaaaataaactgtgCAGAGTCATATAAAATGGATAGTTTATGAAGAGTTCCCACTTGAAACCTCAATTTCAAACTAAtcacttttatgttttttcatatCTTGTGAACTTATGTTTGGGTAAAAAAGCTTGACAGGACGTTGTAAAAGAAGGCCAGGTTGGCTTTTTTTATACTTGTTCTGGTATTCATAGTATTTCTTCAACAATATGAATTCTATGGAGAAACCCATCCCTGCATGAGATCTAATCTTTTGGTGAATGAATGCTCAGCAGAAGCTGAGTATAGGTCTAGAAATTTGTTGATGCAAACCCAAAAATTAAGTGTAAAAGGTTTTATAACTTGATGAATAAAAATTCATACACTTCATTTTTGGGTTTAAATGGGTTTTATTCATATTTAGTTGATCTAATCTGCTGAGCATTCAAACtcagcaaaaaataaataaatctgcTGAGCATTCATTCACCAAAGATTAGATATCAGCAGTAGCACAAGTTATAAAACATAGCCTtgcaaaaattgtttaaatGGGTTTTATTCATATTTAGTTGGTGCTAGCCTTCGATAGTGGAAAAGGTGTCCGATTGTTGTGCAAATAACACTTCTCTTGCCCGGATACTATATGGACCGAAGCTGGTTTGCAGTGCAATAAGTGGAAAATTATGGGTTTACAGATTTTGCAATGCATGGATATGACTAGAGAATATCCAGAGTTTTGGACTGATTAGTGGATTCAGAAGAAATAGTATGGTTGTATCTTTGAACAAGAGTGTTAGCAaacactaacaattaacatgTTGGAATTTATTATAAACCATAAATTTTGGTATGCCACTTCTAAATTAGAAGAGAAATCCATTAAGAGTGTATTTGGATGAGgaagtttaaaattttgagaaattttaaattttaagaattttaaatacttcatttgaaatttttttattttcaaaattttgtgtttggataaaaaaaattaaaattgtgagtgaaagaaaataaatgcaaaaagaagagaaaatataatTGGTGTGTTTCTAGAGAGAAGAATATTGAAGCGGTATGGGGAGTCGCAGGAAAATAAGGACAC encodes the following:
- the LOC114370648 gene encoding protein GPR107-like — protein: MGITASTTAVATLLLLLFFFISPSAAEIKTLTITSDTRPMILLEKFGFTHTGHVSISVSSVFVVASGGSQPDPSRLGFFLLSEESLLQVLIEIQQNPSFCVLDSRYTMHLFTFRELSPPPSASANHTYPVTIPNEYSLFFANCAPETSVSMLVHTELYNLDADSEHSRDYLSAGQTQLPTLYSLFSFAYFAFLALWIYICYSNKLSLHRIHLLMAALLLMKALNLLSAAEDKHYVKVTGTPHGWDVLFYIFQFFRVVLLFTVIVLVGTGWSFLKPFLQEREKKVLMIVIPLQVLANVASVVIGETGPFIKDWVTWNQVFLLVDIICCCAIIFPIVWSIRSLRETSKTDGKAARNLAKLTLFRQFYIVVIGYLYFTRIVVFALKTIAAYKYRWVSNLAEEAASLAFYVVMFYMFRPVERNEYFVLDEEEEEAAEIALRDEEFEL